One region of Eupeodes corollae chromosome 1, idEupCoro1.1, whole genome shotgun sequence genomic DNA includes:
- the LOC129940828 gene encoding tenascin — protein MKNYYELILFYFIVHVTKGYTQDLLELNCNVNSDCNHFKGPEYNTTCLDGQCLCSNLNGERRACKPQDNKLNNFIGGTCPCTKPHSVCNHAQSICYCKEDFVPSFDRRRCIKKNLVLGEQCEDDSQCLGMDRFAECHLEEKKCMCQKNFIDHSGICVSIVGLKNRCLESQQCLNHTAHSMCYRNTCTCIKGYTASKDLKCLPFADYKESCKEDNQCKYKLGAGSECYMGECACDYKHFVYETEESNGQRHNICERRIVYGDYCRDHNDCYQFHLNAELQSMECFFGECGCRFGFYNVNGECFRSGAQSTTKLCKLMAFLIPVISALFMHYK, from the exons ACCTCTTGGAACTAAATTGCAATGTAAACTCGGACTGCAACCACTTTAAAGGACCCGAATACAACACCACCTGCCTGGACGGGCAATGTCTGTGCAGCAATTTGAATGGTGAAAGGAGGGCTTGCAAGCCACAA GACaacaaattgaacaattttattgGAGGAACCTGTCCGTGCACAAAACCACATTCCGTTTGCAATCACGCCCAGTCCATATGCTATTGCAAGGAAGACTTCGTTCCGAGCTTCGATCGCAGGCGGTGCATTAAGA AGAATCTGGTCCTGGGGGAGCAATGCGAGGACGACTCCCAGTGTCTGGGAATGGACAGGTTCGCTGAATGCCATTTGGAGGAGAAGAAATGCATGTGCCAGAAGAATTTCATTGATCACAGTGGAATTTGTGTATCGATTGTTG GCCTCAAAAATAGATGCCTAGAAAGCCAGCAATGTCTCAATCATACGGCCCATTCAATGTGCTACAGAAACACATGTACCTGCATAAAAGGATACACAGCATCGAAGGATCTTAAATGCCTTCCATTTGCCGATTACAAGGAATCTTGTAAAGAGGACAATCAATGCAAGTACAAACTAGGAGCTGGCTCCGAATGCTATATGGGAGAATGTGCTTGTGATTATAAGCACTTTGTTTATGAAACTGAAGAATCCAATGGACAGAGACATAATATTTGTGAAAGGAGAATAG TTTATGGAGATTATTGTAGAGACCATAACGACTGCTATCAATTTCATCTCAATGCTGAGCTTCAGTCTATGGAATGCTTTTTCGGTGAATGTGGATGTCGTTTTGGATTTTATAATGTTAATGGAGAGTGTTTTAGAAGTG gaGCACAATCAACAACAAAGCTATGTAAGCTTATGGCATTCTTAATTCCAGTGATTTCTGCTCTCTTCATGCACTACAAATAA